The Daphnia magna isolate NIES unplaced genomic scaffold, ASM2063170v1.1 Dm_contigs466, whole genome shotgun sequence genome includes a window with the following:
- the LOC123468967 gene encoding uncharacterized protein LOC123468967 — protein sequence MAKTKLAPRQTQSIPKFELNAAVLGARLATYVADALQISGLNRIFFTDSSTTRNWIRAVASHYMPFVSHRIGEIQSLTDANEWRFIPGKLNIADAATRSLLTDGEPIPPRWLEGPSFIALPIEQWPKNLPWVAVAAEKRTAHIHHAISELSFHDWRKVVIDSKNISTFLKVEGDAKETILKCQKEAFREEISLLSKGKQIPKRSSLIQLTPFLDKDGMLRLGGRIHRAKLPYEVLHPPILPGKHPLAEKLVTAVHQESHHAGTDLLHAKIRQHLWILQGRELAKKIRFICATCVKTRAKLATQKMGDLPSARLDSYTAPFTHIALDYFGPLETSAYRNRVTKRYGLLITCLVTRNVYLEMVLSMSTPDFLYCLRRFIGKFTKPTEIFCDNGTNFVGAEKELATAFRELQKDEKLKEFARERSIIWKFQPPSAPHFGGSHESMVKSTKRALYRALDTEKAGLRYPTDEMLRTLLKEVTGMLNGRPLTLASKDPEDFRPITPKDFLNLPPTSDLPAGDIRRALPRDHIRYVKKMANLFWDLWTKIFLPTLVPRRKWVAEERNFEVGDSIMLSDNNLLPNKWKTCRIIEVYPGSDGFVRVVKVKTDYGEYLRPIHRLVLLEPYSAVLPSASGENVPEKKNV from the coding sequence CAAACTGGCCCCTCGGCAGACACAGTCAATTCCAAAGTTTGAGCTGAACGCAGCAGTTCTCGGCGCTCGACTGGCCACATACGTCGCAGACGCGCTACAAATCTCTGGACTCAATAGAATTTTCTTCACTGATTCCAGCACTACCAGGAACTGGATACGAGCCGTCGCTTCACACTACATGCCGTTCGTCAGCCATAGAATCGGAGAGATTCAGTCTCTCACCGATGCTAACGAGTGGCGTTTTATCCCCGGGAAACTGAACATAGCAGATGCTGCGACGCGGTCCCTATTGACAGACGGAGAGCCGATTCCACCAAGATGGCTGGAAGGACCATCTTTCATCGCTTTACCAATTGAGCAATGGCCGAAGAATCTGCCTTGGGTGGCAGTAGCAGCAGAGAAAAGAACTGCCCACATCCACCACGCAATTTCTGAGCTCTCCTTTCATGATTGGAGAAAAGTAGTCATCGACTCGAAGAACATCTCAACATTCTTGAAGGTAGAAGGAGATGCCAAGGAGACTATATTAAAGTGCCAAAAGGAAGCATTCCGTGAAGAAATCAGTCTACTATCAAAGGGCAAGCAAATCCCAAAAAGGTCAAGCCTCATTCAATTAACTCCTTTCTTAGACAAAGACGGAATGCTCCGATTGGGTGGACGGATCCACCGCGCAAAGCTACCATATGAGGTTTTGCACCCTCCAATTTTGCCTGGGAAACACCCACTTGCAGAAAAGCTGGTGACAGCAGTGCATCAGGAGTCACATCACGCAGGCACTGACTTACTCCATGCCAAAATTAGACAGCACCTTTGGATCCTGCAAGGACGAGAGCTGGCAAAGAAGATCCGTTTCATTTGTGCCACCTGTGTGAAAACGCGTGCCAAACTCGCCACACAAAAGATGGGTGATTTGCCATCTGCTCGTCTCGACTCCTACACTGCGCCATTCACACACATAGCTCTGGATTACTTCGGTCCGCTCGAAACGTCAGCTTACAGGAACCGAGTAACCAAACGGTATGGCCTGTTAATCACCTGTCTCGTCACTCGCAATGTTTATTTAGAAATGGTGTTGTCAATGTCAACACCGGATTTTCTCTACTGTCTACGACGTTTCATCGGAAAATTCACGAAGCCAACCGAAATCTTCTGTGATAACGGGACAAACTTCGTGGGAGCTGAGAAGGAGCTGGCCACAGCGTTTCGCGAGTTGCAAAAGGACGAAAAGTTGAAGGAGTTTGCGCGAGAGCGCTCAATCATTTGGAAATTCCAGCCACCTAGTGCTCCACATTTCGGCGGATCACACGAATCGATGGTAAAATCAACAAAGAGGGCGCTTTACCGGGCGCTGGATACGGAAAAAGCTGGACTGCGCTACCCGACGGACGAGATGCTTAGAACGCTACTGAAGGAAGTGACGGGCATGTTGAACGGGAGACCTCTAACGCTGGCCAGCAAGGACCCAGAAGACTTCAGACCGATTACACCAAAGGATTTCTTGAACCTGCCACCAACGTCGGACCTTCCGGCCGGAGACATTCGCCGCGCTCTGCCCCGCGACCATATTCGTTACGTAAAGAAGATGGCCAATTTATTCTGGGATCTATGGACCAAGATCTTCCTCCCCACGCTGGTTCCAAGAAGGAAGTGGGTCGCGGAAGAAAGGAATTTTGAAGTTGGAGATTCCATCATGCTATCGGACAACAATTTGCTGCCAAATAAGTGGAAGACGTGCCGAATCATCGAAGTGTATCCTGGTTCCGACGGTTTTGTTCGAGTCGTCAAAGTGAAAACGGATTACGGAG